The genomic region GCCTGAGCGACATCTTTTCCTTCACGGTAGGCGAGGTCTCATACAGCCCATAGAGGCGATTAGGGTCTAAGTAACTGGCGTTGCTCTGTGGTGCCATATAGTTATTCTGGTGCGAGTGCACATAAGTGCCTGCCAACGAGAAAGAGGTATTGAGTGCCTTTATCTTCTTGAAGTTGGCGATGAGCTCCACACCCTTGTCGAGGGTCTCTTTGTAATTGACGGTCTGCTGATAGCTGATGGGGTGGATGCGTTCACCTATAACGCTCCACGCGAGGGTGCTGGTGTTCACATCGATGATAGGCACTTGGTAGCCCTCGTAGATAGTGCGACTGTCAAAGCCATCAAACGACTGGTTGATAAAGCCCGTTACAGCTACTTTGCCGAAGGAGAAGTTGCCGTCAGCACCCAGCTCGTACTTCCACGCTTTGGAGGGCTTGAGGTCTACCTTGGGGCGTTGCTTTACGATGGTCTGTATAAGCCCTAAGCGGCGGTTGCCATTCTGATGGTTCTCGAGGAGGAGGTCGTAGACCATTGCCCCAGGGTAGATGTCCTTCAGGGCAGGCGACTTGGTAGCCAAGCCCACGCCACCGCGCAGCTTTATTTGCTCAGTGAGGTCGTAAGCGAGGTTCACGCGAGGGGAGAGCGTAGAGAAGCCGTTTTGGTTCTCATAGCGCAGCCCGATAGTAGCATAAGCCTTATTGCGCTCCGTAACGTTTACAGTAATATTATCTTGCACATATACCGCCCAGAGCTTGGAGCTCTCCACATAGCGGTTGAAGTTCATAGGGCGCACGGTCTCGCCACCACGCCCGCTGCTGGTAAGCCCTGTCAGGGCAGAGGCACTCTGGGAATCGACCAGCACTCCACGCCCGAAGTTGTCGCTATAATTGAGGGACGTACCCGCACTGAGCAGGTGTCGCCACGCACCGTGCAGGAGGCTCTTTTCGGCAGAGAGCTGCGTGCTGGCATTGAAGGGCTTGCCTTCGGTCTCGCGGCGGTCGTAATAGGAAGGCGGGGTAAAGACGGCCTCTACTAAGCGCGTTTCGGTAGCGGTACTCACCGCACGGCGACCCTCATTGCGAAAGACCTCACGGAAGTCGCGCTGGTAGGCATAAGTGCCTCCGATTTGGAAGGAGAGCTGGTCGATAAGGGCGTCCTCAAACTGCCAATTGGAGCGGTTATTCAGTGTGAAGGCATAGTCGGTCTTTTCGCTCTTTTGGTCGTTCTCCTTGTCGGACTTAGCCCCATCGATATTGCTGCGGAAGGTGAGCGAAAGCGAGTTGCGGAAGCGGTTAGCCCTGTCGTAAGTCCATATACCCGAAGAGGTGAGGCGGCGGTAGCTGCTCAGGCTGTTGGTGGGGTTGGTGTTGGCATCGAGATAGTCGAGCGAAAGGCTGAGTTTGCCCGCACGCTCGGAGAGGAGAAAGCCCTTATTGACCGCCACTGACTGTCCGCCTCCTTGCAGCTTGGCTTCGGCTTGTAGGGGGAATACCCCTGCCTTGCGCTCAATCAGCACCAAGCCCGTAGTGGCGTTGCCGTACTTAGCATCGGCGATCCCTGTAACTACCTCTATCTTATCGATGTTGGAGGTGGGGATAGAGCGGAGGTCAAGCCCTGAGCCTGCATTGGAAAAGGGGTTTACATTGCCCGCACGCCCGTAGGTCTGCATATTTTCATCGTTGGAGAGCTGCATATCGTCGAGCACGTAGCTGAGTCCGAAGGCGTTGTTATTGGATTCGATAGCTGAGCGCACGCTGTTCATCACGTTGGGCTTATCGAAGACGGGCGTGGTGATTGCCTGCCCTGGCAGCTGTTGCAGCACGTCGGAGAGGGAGAAGGTTTGGAACTGACTCATTGCGTACTTATCGATCTTTATGGCAGAGCTAGTAGGCTGCTTTTTAGAGATATCGGCGGTAACGACTACCTCTTTCAGGCGGAGGCTTTCCTCCTTGAGGATAACTTTTAAGGGAGAGGCAAAGCCTGTGAGGGTCTTATCCTCCATACCCAAGTATTTGAAGTGTAGGGCATAGTCCTTAGTGAAGGGGAGAGAGAAGTGCCCTTGGGCGTCGGTCACCGTCCACTTCTCGGTTTTTTTATCGACCACAGTGACGCCTTGCAGAGGGATACCGCCCTCATCGGTGACGGAGCCTTCTACCGTGGCAGGCTGCGCGTAAGCGACTATATAGTAAGCGCTTATGATAAGCGTAAGGATTAGTCGTCTCATTGGTCACTCATTTACGCTGCAAAGCGTACTATTTAAATTGACACTAAATAGCGGATTCAGTAAAATTAACAAACTTTAACAGTTTGGAGGTAGAACACAATCTTTACGTTTTTCTATTAAAACATTATTTTTAGTGTATTTTTCTTTAAAAGGATAGGTTTGCAGTATTCAGGGTGTCCGAATTTTTGGGGAGATGTGTTCGAGATGTGTTCGAGATGTGTTCGAGCAGTGTTCGAGATGACCTCGACAGGAAAATTTTCTGTTCAGGGATCAGGGGTTAGAGGTCAGTGATCAGAGGTCAGGGGTCAGAGATCAGATTGGGGCGGTGCAGACTGATTACTGACTCCTGATCTCTGATCCCTGAAGATTATCCATTATCCATTGTTCATTATTCATTAGAAAGTTGTATCTTTGCCGCTCAAAAATAGAGGTATGATTAAACTAATTGTATTGGACATTGACGGGACGCTGGTCAATAGTCAGAAGGAGATCCCTGCGGGGTTTTGGGGGCTCTTTGAGCGTTTGAATACCAAAGGGGTACAGTTTTGCATCGCTAGCGGAAGACAAGTGCAGGGCTTGCAGCAGCTTTTTGCACCGATAAAGGATCAGTTGGCATTCATCCCTGATAATGGGGCGTCGGCGATATGCAGGGGCAAGGAGCTGTATGAAGACCCTGTGGATTACGCGCGCTTTGTGCCTATCATTGAGGTGTGCGAGGCGATCGAAGGGGTGAGTGTGGGCTTGTGTTGCAAGCGTTATACATATATCAAAACGGATAGCGAGGCGATCTTTCAGGAATACCTCAAGTATTACCCCGCCCATAAGAGGGTAGATAACTTTGAGGGGATCACTGATACGGTCTTTAAGCTGGCGATCTGCACCGATAGGGATATTCGCACGCACCTGTACCCACATTTGGAGCGATTTACGAAGGACTTTAACGTGGCTATCTCGGGGGCGGTATGGCTGGATGTGATGAAGAAGGAGACTAACAAAGGGGAGGCGGTAGCACAGCTTCAAAAGGCGTTAGGGATCGGTTATGAGGAGACGGCGGTGTTTGGTGATCAGCTTAACGACTTGGAAATGATGGGGGTAGCTGCTTATAGCTTTGCGATGAAGAATGGGGCAGTGGAGGTGAAGGCAGCTGCCCAGTACACCACAGAGTTTGATAATGACCACGAAGGGGTGGTAAGAGAGATAGAGCGGCTGATGCGGGAAGGACTGTTTGGGGATTAGGGATTAGCTTTTAGGGGTTAGTAGTTGGTTTTTAGGGGTTAGTGATGGGATTGTTTAAGATTAGGGGTTAATAGTGTAAATAAAGGATGCGTAGGTTAGTAATAGGCGATGTGCACGGGGCGCTGAAGGCACTCAGACAGGTGTTGGATAGGGCGGAGGTGCAGCCTGGCGACTTTTTGATATTCTTAGGTGATTACGCCGATGGGTGGAGCCAGACGCCTGAGGTGCTCGACTTCTTGATTGACTATCGGGAGGAGCACCGCTGCTTGTACCTTAGGGGTAATCACGATGCGCTGTGTGAGGAGTTCCTCAGTGGGGCGGCGATGGAGGATGTGTGGCGGCTGCACGGGGGCGCGGCTACTGAGCGGGCTTATCGCGGTGTGGATGAGATGCGCAAGCAGCGGCATATCCGTTTTTTACGCAGTTTAGAGAATTATTATCTCGATGAGGAAAATCGCCTTTTTGTGCACGCTGGGTTTACGAACTTGCGCGGGATTGCTTTTGAGCATTTCAGCAAGATGTTCTATTGGGATAGGACGCTCTGGGAGCTGGCGCAGGCAGTGCGATTGTCGGAAGATGATGTGCATTACCCGCATCGATTGAGGCTTTACAAGGAGATATTTATAGGGCATACACCTACTACGCGCTTGGGCAGCGATAAGCCTTTGAGTTTTAATGGGGTAACTAATGTAGATACGGGGGCTGCCTTTCGTGGGCGGATTACGGTGTATGACATCGACACGCGAGCGTATTGGCAGAGCGACCCTGTATATAGCTTATACCCAGAGGAAAAGGGTAGGAATGTGTAAAGAAAAAAATGTGATAACGATATGAAAAAGATACGGCAATTAGCGTTTGTAATAGCGGGGCTGGTCAGTGGAGTGGCACTGGGGCAAGGCAGGCAGATTACGCTGGAGGACATCTACGGGCGAGGGACTTTCTACACCGAGCGGATGCAGGACATACAAGTGCAGCACAAGGCACCGACCTACACTGTGCTGGAGTACGAAGGGCAAGTGCCTATGATTAACCTTTATGACTTTGCCACAGGAAAGCAGCTCAAGACACTTTTTACGGGGATCCTCAACCTGAGTGATTACCAATTTGATGCGGCAGAGGAGCAGTTACTCATCGGGGCGAATAGCAAGGCTATTTACAGGCGGTCGGCAGTGGCGGATTACTACGTGCTGAACTTGCAGACTAATAAGATTGAAAAGGTGAGTAACCACAAGATCAGCAGTCCGTTGTTCTCGCCTGACGGGAAGAAGATAGCTTATTCGTATGAGAATAACTTGTATATCTATGATATAGCGGCTAAAACGGAGCAGCAGATTACCCACGATGGGGCGAAGAACTGCATTATCAACGGGACAGCTGACTGGGTGTACGAGGAGGAGTTTGGCATTGTGAGGCTTTTTGAGTGGAATGCTGACGGGACGGCATTGGCGTTTGTGCGTTTCGATGAGACGAAGGTGCCTGAATTCTCTATGGATGTGTACGGCAAGGGGCTGTACCCTACCCAGCAGACTTTTAAATATCCTAAGGCTGGCGAGACCAACTCGGAGGTGAGCGTATGGGTGTATAGCTTAGAGACTGATAAAGCGGATAAGATCGCTGTTGAGGCATATTACGTGCCGCGCATCGCTTGGACACACGACCCTAAGCGGCTTGCAGTGCAGACGCTTAACCGCCTACAAAATGATTTTAAGGTGGTGGTTGTGGGGTTGCAACACGATAAAACACAGCAGGTTATTTATCAAGAACAGAGCAAAACTTATGTGGAAGTGCCTGAAACCTTTACCTTCTTAAAGGACAATAGCTTTGTGATTTCGTCAGAGAAGGACGGCTATAACCACTTGTACCACTATGCATTCAATGGGAAATTGAAAAAACAGCTTACAGTGGGCAAGTGGGAGGTTACTGACTGCTATGGTGTAGACGAGGCAAAAGGTGTGGTGTACTACCAATCAACGGAGAATGGCAGTATCAACCGAGGGGTGTATGCCGTAGACCTTAAAGGCAAGCACAAGCGCGCACTCTCGGCAGAGGCAGGCACCAATGCGGCAACTTTCAGTGGTGACTACAGCTTGTACGTGCATAGCTTCTCAGATGCACAGACCCCGCCGCGCTATACGCTCAACAGCAGTAGGGATGGGAAGGCGCAACGCACCATCATCAATAATGAAAACCTCACAAACAGATTGAAAGACTTTGCGCTACCTACAAAGGAGTTCTTTGAAATGCAGCTGAGCGGCAACCTGTGCGACGCTTATTTGCTTAAACCGAAGGATTTTGACCCTAAGAAAAAGTACCCTTTGTTGATGTATCAATACTCAGGACCAGGCTCGCAAGAGGTGGCAAATAAGTGGTGGGGCAGTAATGATTACTGGCACGCAATGCTCACTGAGAAAGGTTATTTGGTGCTTTGTGTAGACGGACGCGGTACGGGCTTTAAGGGGGCAGACTTTAAGAAGTGCACTTATAAGCAGCTCGGCAAATACGAAGTGGAAGACCAGACTGCCGCTGCACAGCAGATGGCAAAACGTCCTTATGTGGACAGCAGCCGCATAGGGATATGGGGGTGGAGCTTCGGCGGATTTATGTCGAGCAACTGTCTCTTCCAGAGCGGCAAAGTGTTTAAGACTGCCATAGCGGTGGCACCTGTAACTAACTGGCGTTTTTATGACACAGTGTATACGGAGCGGTTTATGCGCACTCCGCAAGAGAACCCAGAGGGGTATGACAGCAATTCACCAATTACACACGCTGCGAAGCTCAGTGGTAGTTATTTGCTCATACACGGCACTGCTGATGACAACGTACACGTGCAGAATGCAATGGTGCTCATCAACAGCCTCGTAGGGCAGAACAAGCACTTCGATTGGCTCATCTATCCCGATCGCAACCACGGTATCTACGGTGGGGCAACGCGTTTGCAGCTCTTCGGGAAGATGACCGAGTTTATATTGAATAAGTTGTAATGTTCGAGCGAGATTATATCAAAAAGCAAGTAGATAAGTTTTTCTACGAGTTGGCTTTACTCTTGCAACGCGAGCACCCTAAGGAGGAACGCCTGCGCGAGATAGACGCCCTTGGAGTGCGCTACACAGGTGACTCATTAGAGTATTGGCAGCGGCAAAGTGCTGAGGCACTCATAGGGCAACTCGATATAGAACACTTGCAGATGGTTGCCGAGATGCTTTATCAAACCTACGCCCTCTCAGGCAATGCTGTCCAGCAGCAGAAAATGAGGCTACTCTATGAGTATATACAGCAAGCGACAGGCGTCTTCTCGTGGGAGCTGAACCGCAGGATACAGCAGCTGTCGGACTAAGGGTTTCGCAAGGGAGTGGCGAGTGCTGGGAAAAGCTATTTTAGCAAACTTTATGCACAGGGCTGTTGTTATGTCAGTTTTTTATTGTACCTTTGTCTTTTGTAAAAGGGGTGTTTTCCACTATTACCGATGAATTATGACGAATCATATTTGGCGTAACATACACTTAACGATTGCTTTGGTAGCAGGGTTGCTCATTTTATTAGCAGCGGTTACAGGGGGGATACTCGCCTTTGAGTCGGCGTATAACCAGAGTTTGCCCTATAAGAGTCATCAGTTTGCGGAAGTGAACTTGAGGCAGACCCTTAGTGCGGTGAAAGCAAAGTACCCCGAGGTGCTCAAGCTCAGCATTGACAAGAACCACTTTGTGAAGGTAGAGACTGCCGATGGTGAAGCGTTCTATATCCACCCTAAGACAGCAGAGAAAATAAAAGGGCAGTACAAGCGTTCGGAGGTGTTCCAGTTCACCAAAAACCTGCATCGCTCACTGTTTATTGGCAAAACGGGTAGGGTGATTATGGCAGTAGTGGCGCTATTGCTCAGTTGGGTAGCCCTCTCGGGAATTTTCTTGATTGTACGAAGGCAAAATGGCTGGCGCAACTTCTTTCGGAAGGTAGTCAAAGAAGACTTCTTTGCTTACTTCCATACGGTTATTGGGCGATGGGCGCTTATCCCAATTATTATCATTAGCCTTACGGGGGTGTATATGGGCTTAGAAACTCTTAAAGTAATCCCTAAGTTTAAGGCAAAGGAGCCCTATGACCTCAGCGCTTTGCAGGAGTCGCCTCAGCAAGATATCAGCACTTTTGCTGTGTTTGACATTCCCTTATCGGAGGTAGTGAAGGTAGACTATCCTGCTTTTGACGACCCAGAAGAGGTGTACAAGGTAGAGCTCACTGATGGTCAGCTGGTAGTGAATCAATTCACTGGGGAGGTGATCAGCACGCAGCCGAGTGTGCTCAAATGGCTTTCGAGTACTGTGAAGGTACTGCATATCGGCAAGGGGACTGTAGTGTGGGCAAGTGTTCTGCTGCTGACGTGTATAGCTATTTTGTTCTTTTTGTACTCGGGTTTTGCTATCACCTTAAGACGCAAAAAGGCAAATGTACGCAACCCGTTTAAAAAAGACAGTTGCCCGTATATCATTTTAGTAGGAACCGAGGAAGGAGCGACACTGCGCTTTGCTAACGCGCTCCACAGGGCGCTATTGCAGCAGGGTAAGAAGTCGTTTTTGGCGGAGATGAACAGCTTTAGCACTTATGCTAAGATGCAGCACCTGGTGGTGCTCACGTCTACCTATGGTGATGGCAATGCACCTGCCAGTGCGGAGGATTTTGAAGCACTGTGGCAAGCAAACCCTATAGACAAGCCGTTTGACTATGCTGTGGTGGGCTTTGGCTCGCTGGCATATCCCAGCTTCTGCCAATACGCCCGTGATGTGCAGGCAATGCTCTCTACTTCTGGACAAGGAAGGGAAGCAACCCCTTTGCAGACGATACACAACCAATCTTATGAGGCTTTTACCACTTGGGTGAATGCGTGGGCGGCAGTACAGGGCTTGACATTGCATTTAGAGCCTCTCAGAGAAGATAAGAAACGCGAGCTGCACGCTTTTGAGGTGATAGAGAAGACGCCTATAGACCCCAACGATACTTTTTTAGTGCGCTTGCAGCCTGAGAAAGCACTTGAATTTGAGTCGGGCGACCTGTTGAGTATTACCCCTGCGAGCAACCCTCACGAGCGCTTGTATTCCATAGGAAAGATGAGTGATGGCAGCCTTTTGCTCAGTGTAAAACGCCACGAGCAGGGAGTTGTTTCCAATCAGTTAAATGCCCTCAATGCAGGCGATAGGGTAGAGGCAGGCTTGGTCAATAACACCGACTTTCATTTTGCGAAGAAAGCACCAGAACTCATCTGTATTGCCACAGGGACGGGTATTGCACCTTTCTTGGGAATGCTTGCTGAGAATGAGCGCAAGGTGCCTATAACTCTTTTCTGGGGAGGTAGAACAGCCGCTGCCTTTGCACTGTACCAACCTTTTATCAATGAGGCACTTAAGGAAGAGAAGCTCAAAGCGCTGCATACGGCCTTCTCCCGCGAAGGCGCCCAACAGCACATCTACGCAGTAGTGGAGCGTGAGGCAGCAATGGTAGCCGATGCTTTAGCCCGTGGTGCAGTGGTGTACATCTGTGGGTCGGTGGCGATGCAGAAAGATGTCACTGAAACTTTGGACGCCCTGTGTAGGGCAAGGCTACAAAAACCATTGAGTGATTTTCAGAATAACAAGCAGATAAAGCTCGATTGTTATTAAAGATATAAAATGATGATTATGAATATACACCATAATTTACTTGGCGTAAAGCCATCAACTGCGGTAGCAGAGGCACGCGAACTGTTGGCACGCTATGCGGTTTCTTCTTTGCCTATAAGTGAGGAAGGGCAGTTTGTTGGGATGCTTTCGGCGGAGGTACTTAGTGAGGCGCCTGCCCAAGCACTGCTATCGGATTACACAGACGACTTAGAGTGCTATTTCGTACGTGAGAGCTTGCAATGGGACAAGGTGCTGGAGCTCTTCGCTCCTTATGATACGAATATCGTGCCTGTACTTGATGAGCAACATAATTACATCGGTTATTATCATTTGCCAGACTTTGCCCAAGAGCTAATGGATACGCCTTTTATGAAGGAAAAGGGACAATTTTTACTTTTGCAGAAATCGGCTGAGAGCTACTCGTTTAGTGAGATATCCCAGATTGTAGAAAGCCATAGCGGCAAGCTGCTCGGACTGTTTATCTCAGAGGCTACTGAGGAGGGCGATGTGCACATCACCCTTAAGGTGATTAGTGATCATATAAGTGCTATTTTGCAATCGTTTAGGCGTTATGGCTATGGTATTTTGCTCGAAAAAGAAGATGATCTCTATTGGCAAAATCTGAAGGATACTTCTGCCTATTTTGAGAGATATTTAAGTGTTTAAGGCGATGAAAATAGCTATTTACATACGGCAGTATTCCGAAGAGAATGAGGCTATTTTGGCAGAGTTGTTCAATTATTTTACTTCTACGGACGATATTTTCATCGAAGAGACGGTTTTTAAGAAGCTCTCGGAGCGCTCTTCGCGCTTTGACAGTGCGCAGACTTTTGCGGAGTTTGCCGACCTGAACCCCTCATTCGATGTGATGCTCACTATTGGTGGCGACGGTACGCTGCTGAAGGCTATTACTTACATTCGGCACTTGAATATTCCTGTCTTAGGGATTAACTCGGGACGCTTAGGCTTCTTGGCGATGGCGCAAAAGGAGCACCTTAAGGAGGTGATGACTGAGCTACGCGAGAAGACCTATAAGGTGATTGAACGCACAGTGATTGAAGCGGTGCTCAGCGAAACGGGAGCACCTGTTGATGAAATTAACTTTGCACTGAATGAGATTACCGTCAGTCGCAAGAATACCGCTTCGATGATCACCATAGATACGTACCTGAACGATGACTTTTTGAGCTCTTACTGGTCGGATGGGCTTATTGTGGCTACCCCTACGGGATCGACGGGCTATTCGCTCAGCTGTGGAGGACCTGTGATAATGCCTGCTGCAAAAAACTTAGTGCTGACGCCTATCGCACCGCACAACCTCAATGCGCGTCCTTTGATAATACCCGACGATACGGAGATAAGGCTTACGGTGGAAGGGCGTGAGAAGAAGTACCTCCTCTCAATAGACTCGAATATGATTTCACTCTCAAAGAAGAAGTCTGTGACAATTCGTAAGGCGAACTTCACCGTAAAGATGATACGCTTAGAGGGAGATAGCTTTATAAAAACCCTTCGCAATAAACTGCTGTGGGGGGAAGACAAACGCAATAAATAACAATGGAAGGATATATTTTTGATTTAGATGGTGTGTTGGTTGACACAGCCAAACACCATTACGAGGCTTGGAAAGCCATCGCTCGAGAGCTTGGTTTAGATCTTACCCCAGCGCATAATGAGGCGCTGAAAGGTATTGGGCGAGAGGATTCGCTCAAGAGGATATTAGAATGGGCGGGTAAGGACTGTTCACCAGAGGCATTTCAGGAGTTGGCGCTACGCAAGAACGCGTTTTTTTTGGAGCAAGTACGCCATATCGACGCTAGCGAGCTGCTACCTGGGGTGAAGGAGTTCTTAGAGGCGCTAAAAGCGAAAGGTAAGAAGATCGCATTGGGCTCAGCCAGCAGAAATGCGCGTATGGTACTGGAAAGGACGGGTATCGTCAGTTTTTTTGACACAATTGTCGATGGCACTATGGTGAGCAAAGCCAAGCCGAACCCAGAGGTCTTTTTGAAGGCTGCTGAGGGGTTGGAGCTTCCGTCGTCGGTTTGTTGTGTGTTCGAAGATGCTTCGGCGGGCATTCAGGCGGCAAAGAGTGCTGGGATGATGGCTATAGGCATAGGCAGTAAGGAGGTACTTCCGCAAGCAGATAGGTGGCTTACGGGTTTTGTGCCACTGCCAGAGGAACTGTTTTTGTGATTGAGGGAAAACTTTGTATCTTTGCGGCGAATTTAAAAAGAGCGAATTATGTCAGTAAATACAGAATCACTGAGTAAGATACCTGAGACAATGCTCATTACGCTGTGGGCAAAGGCTACTGAAACGGGTAAGCCTTCGCCGCTGTTGCGTGACGAGAAGGCTGTGGAAATTATAGGGCATATCAACTACGACTTTTCGAAGTTCAAGAAGGTGGTAATGTCGCAAATAGGGGTATGTATACGCGCTAGCTTGATTGATAATGAGACGAGTGGCTTCATTGCACAACATCCTGATGCGGTAGTGATACAGCTGGGGGCAGGCTTGGATGCACGCTATGAGCGCTTGGGATGCCCAGATATTACACATTGGTATGAGTTGGATTTACCTGAGTCGATAGCGCTGCGCAGACAGTTTTTTACCGAAAGCCCTAAGCATACGTTTTTGGAGCTGTCGCTATTTGATTATCAATGGATTGAAATTGTAAAAGCACATCAGAAACCTGTGCTTATCATTGTTGAGGGAGT from Capnocytophaga haemolytica harbors:
- a CDS encoding TonB-dependent receptor plug domain-containing protein is translated as MRRLILTLIISAYYIVAYAQPATVEGSVTDEGGIPLQGVTVVDKKTEKWTVTDAQGHFSLPFTKDYALHFKYLGMEDKTLTGFASPLKVILKEESLRLKEVVVTADISKKQPTSSAIKIDKYAMSQFQTFSLSDVLQQLPGQAITTPVFDKPNVMNSVRSAIESNNNAFGLSYVLDDMQLSNDENMQTYGRAGNVNPFSNAGSGLDLRSIPTSNIDKIEVVTGIADAKYGNATTGLVLIERKAGVFPLQAEAKLQGGGQSVAVNKGFLLSERAGKLSLSLDYLDANTNPTNSLSSYRRLTSSGIWTYDRANRFRNSLSLTFRSNIDGAKSDKENDQKSEKTDYAFTLNNRSNWQFEDALIDQLSFQIGGTYAYQRDFREVFRNEGRRAVSTATETRLVEAVFTPPSYYDRRETEGKPFNASTQLSAEKSLLHGAWRHLLSAGTSLNYSDNFGRGVLVDSQSASALTGLTSSGRGGETVRPMNFNRYVESSKLWAVYVQDNITVNVTERNKAYATIGLRYENQNGFSTLSPRVNLAYDLTEQIKLRGGVGLATKSPALKDIYPGAMVYDLLLENHQNGNRRLGLIQTIVKQRPKVDLKPSKAWKYELGADGNFSFGKVAVTGFINQSFDGFDSRTIYEGYQVPIIDVNTSTLAWSVIGERIHPISYQQTVNYKETLDKGVELIANFKKIKALNTSFSLAGTYVHSHQNNYMAPQSNASYLDPNRLYGLYETSPTVKEKMSLRLTSTYHLPELGLLISLTAEQFIFSTDFGSLANNYPYAYINNEGQIIYIPEADRTLPQYQTLVLSRSDYEARRTPIYHNFHLRMTKEMLSGLSFSLYVTNVFDYHPEVYINGSRSKMNADISFGASAKYSF
- a CDS encoding HAD family hydrolase, producing MIKLIVLDIDGTLVNSQKEIPAGFWGLFERLNTKGVQFCIASGRQVQGLQQLFAPIKDQLAFIPDNGASAICRGKELYEDPVDYARFVPIIEVCEAIEGVSVGLCCKRYTYIKTDSEAIFQEYLKYYPAHKRVDNFEGITDTVFKLAICTDRDIRTHLYPHLERFTKDFNVAISGAVWLDVMKKETNKGEAVAQLQKALGIGYEETAVFGDQLNDLEMMGVAAYSFAMKNGAVEVKAAAQYTTEFDNDHEGVVREIERLMREGLFGD
- a CDS encoding metallophosphoesterase; this encodes MRRLVIGDVHGALKALRQVLDRAEVQPGDFLIFLGDYADGWSQTPEVLDFLIDYREEHRCLYLRGNHDALCEEFLSGAAMEDVWRLHGGAATERAYRGVDEMRKQRHIRFLRSLENYYLDEENRLFVHAGFTNLRGIAFEHFSKMFYWDRTLWELAQAVRLSEDDVHYPHRLRLYKEIFIGHTPTTRLGSDKPLSFNGVTNVDTGAAFRGRITVYDIDTRAYWQSDPVYSLYPEEKGRNV
- a CDS encoding S9 family peptidase, which codes for MKKIRQLAFVIAGLVSGVALGQGRQITLEDIYGRGTFYTERMQDIQVQHKAPTYTVLEYEGQVPMINLYDFATGKQLKTLFTGILNLSDYQFDAAEEQLLIGANSKAIYRRSAVADYYVLNLQTNKIEKVSNHKISSPLFSPDGKKIAYSYENNLYIYDIAAKTEQQITHDGAKNCIINGTADWVYEEEFGIVRLFEWNADGTALAFVRFDETKVPEFSMDVYGKGLYPTQQTFKYPKAGETNSEVSVWVYSLETDKADKIAVEAYYVPRIAWTHDPKRLAVQTLNRLQNDFKVVVVGLQHDKTQQVIYQEQSKTYVEVPETFTFLKDNSFVISSEKDGYNHLYHYAFNGKLKKQLTVGKWEVTDCYGVDEAKGVVYYQSTENGSINRGVYAVDLKGKHKRALSAEAGTNAATFSGDYSLYVHSFSDAQTPPRYTLNSSRDGKAQRTIINNENLTNRLKDFALPTKEFFEMQLSGNLCDAYLLKPKDFDPKKKYPLLMYQYSGPGSQEVANKWWGSNDYWHAMLTEKGYLVLCVDGRGTGFKGADFKKCTYKQLGKYEVEDQTAAAQQMAKRPYVDSSRIGIWGWSFGGFMSSNCLFQSGKVFKTAIAVAPVTNWRFYDTVYTERFMRTPQENPEGYDSNSPITHAAKLSGSYLLIHGTADDNVHVQNAMVLINSLVGQNKHFDWLIYPDRNHGIYGGATRLQLFGKMTEFILNKL
- a CDS encoding PepSY domain-containing protein produces the protein MTNHIWRNIHLTIALVAGLLILLAAVTGGILAFESAYNQSLPYKSHQFAEVNLRQTLSAVKAKYPEVLKLSIDKNHFVKVETADGEAFYIHPKTAEKIKGQYKRSEVFQFTKNLHRSLFIGKTGRVIMAVVALLLSWVALSGIFLIVRRQNGWRNFFRKVVKEDFFAYFHTVIGRWALIPIIIISLTGVYMGLETLKVIPKFKAKEPYDLSALQESPQQDISTFAVFDIPLSEVVKVDYPAFDDPEEVYKVELTDGQLVVNQFTGEVISTQPSVLKWLSSTVKVLHIGKGTVVWASVLLLTCIAILFFLYSGFAITLRRKKANVRNPFKKDSCPYIILVGTEEGATLRFANALHRALLQQGKKSFLAEMNSFSTYAKMQHLVVLTSTYGDGNAPASAEDFEALWQANPIDKPFDYAVVGFGSLAYPSFCQYARDVQAMLSTSGQGREATPLQTIHNQSYEAFTTWVNAWAAVQGLTLHLEPLREDKKRELHAFEVIEKTPIDPNDTFLVRLQPEKALEFESGDLLSITPASNPHERLYSIGKMSDGSLLLSVKRHEQGVVSNQLNALNAGDRVEAGLVNNTDFHFAKKAPELICIATGTGIAPFLGMLAENERKVPITLFWGGRTAAAFALYQPFINEALKEEKLKALHTAFSREGAQQHIYAVVEREAAMVADALARGAVVYICGSVAMQKDVTETLDALCRARLQKPLSDFQNNKQIKLDCY
- a CDS encoding CBS domain-containing protein, translated to MNIHHNLLGVKPSTAVAEARELLARYAVSSLPISEEGQFVGMLSAEVLSEAPAQALLSDYTDDLECYFVRESLQWDKVLELFAPYDTNIVPVLDEQHNYIGYYHLPDFAQELMDTPFMKEKGQFLLLQKSAESYSFSEISQIVESHSGKLLGLFISEATEEGDVHITLKVISDHISAILQSFRRYGYGILLEKEDDLYWQNLKDTSAYFERYLSV
- a CDS encoding NAD kinase is translated as MKIAIYIRQYSEENEAILAELFNYFTSTDDIFIEETVFKKLSERSSRFDSAQTFAEFADLNPSFDVMLTIGGDGTLLKAITYIRHLNIPVLGINSGRLGFLAMAQKEHLKEVMTELREKTYKVIERTVIEAVLSETGAPVDEINFALNEITVSRKNTASMITIDTYLNDDFLSSYWSDGLIVATPTGSTGYSLSCGGPVIMPAAKNLVLTPIAPHNLNARPLIIPDDTEIRLTVEGREKKYLLSIDSNMISLSKKKSVTIRKANFTVKMIRLEGDSFIKTLRNKLLWGEDKRNK
- the pgmB gene encoding beta-phosphoglucomutase, which gives rise to MEGYIFDLDGVLVDTAKHHYEAWKAIARELGLDLTPAHNEALKGIGREDSLKRILEWAGKDCSPEAFQELALRKNAFFLEQVRHIDASELLPGVKEFLEALKAKGKKIALGSASRNARMVLERTGIVSFFDTIVDGTMVSKAKPNPEVFLKAAEGLELPSSVCCVFEDASAGIQAAKSAGMMAIGIGSKEVLPQADRWLTGFVPLPEELFL